Proteins from a genomic interval of Rhodococcoides fascians A25f:
- a CDS encoding DUF503 domain-containing protein, which yields MWIGWIEFDFLLGDVHSLKEKRSVVRPVISEMHRKFAVSVAETDHRELHRRAGIGASVVAGDLDHVTDVLDRLERVAASRPELQLVSVRRRTIRSDDV from the coding sequence ATGTGGATTGGATGGATAGAATTCGACTTTCTTCTCGGCGATGTGCATTCACTCAAAGAGAAACGCTCCGTTGTTCGGCCGGTGATCTCCGAGATGCACCGCAAATTTGCGGTATCGGTCGCAGAGACCGACCATCGTGAACTTCATCGGCGAGCAGGTATCGGCGCTTCGGTCGTGGCCGGCGACCTCGATCACGTCACCGATGTTCTCGACCGGCTCGAGCGAGTTGCAGCGTCCCGGCCCGAACTCCAACTCGTATCGGTTCGCCGGCGCACCATCCGAAGCGACGACGTCTGA
- a CDS encoding GntR family transcriptional regulator yields MAARDGHGSLPPSLVEMATRQVRSEVLSGELEPGSRVVEETLCSRLGISRAPVREALRLLAQQGLVEHLPRRGFRVTVWSAEDILELFELRQVLEQHALRRALPVASSSFDSFAPVRAALDEMRDADARGDTLEKDDAHRRFHEAIVGLAGSRQLDVAYAPILLKLQLPMARNLREEARVANPVDGIRRHEWLLDAIESNDVSVALAALKQHGELTYLHLERIS; encoded by the coding sequence ATGGCTGCGCGGGATGGACACGGATCCTTGCCGCCGAGCCTTGTCGAAATGGCAACCCGCCAGGTGCGATCCGAGGTGCTCAGTGGTGAGCTGGAGCCCGGATCTCGGGTGGTCGAGGAGACGTTGTGCTCGCGCCTCGGAATCAGCCGGGCACCGGTGCGGGAGGCGCTGCGGCTGTTGGCTCAGCAGGGCCTCGTCGAACATCTTCCTCGCCGCGGGTTTCGGGTGACGGTGTGGTCCGCAGAGGACATTCTCGAACTTTTCGAGCTGCGTCAGGTTCTCGAGCAGCACGCGCTCAGACGCGCACTCCCGGTTGCGTCCTCGTCCTTCGATTCTTTCGCTCCGGTACGTGCGGCCCTCGACGAGATGCGCGACGCCGATGCCCGCGGAGACACATTGGAGAAGGACGATGCGCATCGTCGCTTTCACGAAGCCATAGTCGGGTTGGCGGGCAGTCGGCAGCTCGACGTCGCGTATGCGCCGATCCTGCTGAAGTTGCAACTACCGATGGCCCGCAACCTCAGAGAAGAAGCGCGGGTTGCGAATCCGGTCGACGGGATCAGGCGTCACGAGTGGTTGCTCGATGCGATCGAATCCAACGACGTGTCGGTGGCGCTCGCTGCGCTGAAGCAGCACGGCGAACTCACGTACCTCCACCTCGAGAGAATTTCCTAA
- the atzF gene encoding allophanate hydrolase translates to MNSDRGPVCGPTVAEMLEAYRTGAKTPSSVVEAFSAAVASRGDDGTWITVVGLAELSAAAAALEARSDAHLLPLFGIPFGVKDSIDVAGYPTTLACPDYAYTPDSTAPAVQALLDAGAIFVGKTSLDQFATGLNGTRTPHTVPRSVYGNDMISGGSSSGSALAVALGQVPFCVATDTAGSGRVPAALNGIVGWKPSRGLISTVGLVPACKSLDCITLMATTIEDLDLVFDVMCAEDPADGWSRPRGGRYDGREITVGLPDLQLLDFFGDAAMAAAHSAARESLPSYGLRTATVDLMPFLDAGSLLYQGPWVAERLVEFDAFLTENPDSIVPVVREIFLGGRQYSAVDAFRALQTLQDLRARVAQLWTSMDVMIVPTIGTTFTVPEVLADPIACNTKLGHYTHFGNLLDLTAVAVPAGLTEDGRPTGLMVIGPALADDTVLAVAARIIGERRIVSARTPTEESTVDIVVAGHHLSGERANPQLLELGGTLVEATTTAPTYTLLRIGTADPTPGLLRVPFGGSAIDVERWRLPATSLAVLAGRLPAVLALGRVLLADGSDVLGYVCDATVQTGAERHTVDDISEFGGWRAYSRAITSAHDTPTAAQEIS, encoded by the coding sequence ATGAATTCAGACCGTGGTCCAGTGTGTGGACCCACCGTTGCAGAGATGCTCGAGGCGTACCGAACGGGCGCGAAGACTCCATCGAGTGTCGTCGAAGCGTTCTCGGCCGCCGTCGCGTCGCGCGGCGATGACGGCACATGGATCACCGTCGTCGGACTCGCGGAACTCTCCGCTGCGGCCGCAGCTCTGGAAGCACGATCCGACGCGCATTTGCTTCCGCTGTTCGGGATTCCCTTCGGGGTGAAAGACAGTATCGACGTGGCCGGGTACCCCACCACCCTGGCCTGCCCCGACTACGCCTACACGCCGGATTCGACGGCACCTGCGGTTCAGGCGCTGCTCGACGCCGGAGCCATTTTCGTCGGCAAGACCAGTCTCGATCAGTTCGCGACGGGCCTGAACGGCACTCGTACACCACACACCGTTCCGCGCAGTGTCTACGGCAACGACATGATCTCGGGCGGATCGAGCTCCGGATCGGCCTTGGCCGTCGCCCTCGGGCAGGTGCCGTTCTGTGTGGCCACCGACACCGCCGGATCCGGTCGAGTACCGGCCGCGCTCAACGGAATCGTCGGATGGAAACCGTCACGTGGCCTGATCAGCACCGTCGGACTCGTCCCCGCGTGCAAGTCCCTGGACTGCATCACCCTGATGGCTACCACGATCGAGGACCTCGACCTCGTGTTCGACGTCATGTGTGCCGAGGACCCGGCGGACGGTTGGTCACGTCCGCGCGGAGGAAGGTACGACGGGCGCGAGATCACCGTCGGACTACCGGACCTGCAGCTGCTGGACTTCTTCGGCGACGCGGCCATGGCCGCCGCGCATTCGGCTGCTCGGGAATCGTTGCCCTCGTACGGACTGCGCACGGCAACAGTCGATCTCATGCCGTTTCTCGATGCCGGCTCGCTGCTGTACCAAGGGCCGTGGGTTGCCGAGCGACTGGTCGAGTTCGATGCATTCCTCACCGAGAATCCAGATTCCATCGTCCCCGTCGTCCGCGAGATCTTCCTGGGAGGGCGTCAGTACAGCGCAGTCGATGCCTTCCGTGCACTGCAGACACTGCAAGACCTTCGCGCTCGCGTCGCGCAGCTCTGGACGTCGATGGACGTGATGATCGTGCCGACCATCGGCACCACCTTCACCGTTCCGGAGGTACTCGCAGACCCCATCGCGTGCAACACGAAGCTCGGTCACTACACCCACTTCGGGAACCTTCTCGACCTGACGGCGGTGGCAGTCCCCGCGGGGCTCACCGAGGACGGTCGACCGACCGGTCTCATGGTGATCGGGCCCGCGCTTGCCGACGACACGGTGCTGGCGGTCGCGGCCAGGATCATCGGCGAACGACGGATCGTCTCGGCGCGTACTCCAACCGAAGAATCGACTGTCGACATCGTCGTCGCGGGGCACCACCTGTCAGGGGAGCGGGCCAATCCGCAGCTGCTCGAACTCGGCGGAACCCTGGTGGAGGCGACGACCACCGCACCGACGTACACACTGCTTCGGATCGGAACTGCCGATCCGACACCCGGCTTGCTGCGAGTTCCATTCGGCGGCAGCGCAATCGACGTGGAGAGGTGGCGTCTGCCCGCCACTTCTCTTGCGGTACTCGCGGGCAGACTGCCGGCGGTGCTCGCTCTGGGACGAGTACTGCTGGCCGACGGTTCCGACGTTCTCGGCTACGTCTGCGACGCAACTGTCCAGACCGGCGCGGAGCGTCACACCGTCGACGACATCAGCGAGTTCGGTGGCTGGCGGGCATATTCCCGGGCGATCACTTCCGCCCACGACACTCCCACGGCAGCACAGGAGATCTCATGA
- a CDS encoding cysteine hydrolase family protein, translated as MTSTHRPESTIATASPSEFTIDAARTALLVIDMQRDFLLPGGFGESLGNDVGLLRSVIEPLAGLISAARESGIPVIHTREGHLPDLSDCPPAKLRRGTPSQRIGDPGAFGRILIRGEYGHDIVDELAPIDGETVIDKPGKGAFYATELAEILIAAGITTLLVTGVTTEVCVHTTVREANDRGYECLVVTDCVGSYFPEFQRVGLEMISAQGGIFGWTASSEDVVAALSAFVPTSASR; from the coding sequence ATGACCTCGACACACAGACCCGAATCGACGATTGCAACTGCATCACCATCGGAGTTCACGATCGATGCCGCACGGACGGCACTACTCGTGATCGACATGCAGCGGGATTTTCTGCTGCCCGGAGGGTTCGGGGAGAGCCTCGGCAACGACGTCGGCCTACTGCGAAGCGTCATCGAACCACTCGCGGGCCTCATCTCGGCAGCCAGGGAATCCGGGATACCCGTGATTCACACCAGAGAGGGTCATCTACCGGATCTGTCCGACTGTCCACCGGCGAAGTTGCGTCGCGGCACCCCGTCGCAGCGCATCGGCGACCCAGGAGCGTTCGGCCGCATCCTGATTCGCGGAGAGTACGGTCACGACATCGTCGACGAACTGGCACCGATCGACGGCGAGACCGTCATCGACAAGCCTGGAAAGGGGGCGTTCTACGCAACCGAACTCGCCGAGATTCTGATCGCCGCCGGAATCACCACGCTGCTCGTCACGGGCGTGACGACCGAGGTATGCGTGCACACGACAGTGCGTGAAGCCAACGATCGCGGATACGAGTGCCTCGTGGTGACGGACTGCGTCGGTTCGTATTTTCCGGAATTCCAGCGCGTTGGACTCGAGATGATCTCGGCTCAAGGTGGAATTTTCGGGTGGACCGCGTCGTCGGAGGACGTCGTGGCTGCGTTGTCTGCTTTCGTCCCCACCTCGGCGAGTCGATAG
- the car gene encoding carboxylic acid reductase has protein sequence MTHTLAVDSRQDRESRQRSRFQELHESDQEFRAAEPESSVADAAQELSPNLARVVAEIMTRYSDRPALGSRAREIARVDDANTLRLLPRFDTVTYGQAWKDAGALASALTHDSFGIAPGDFFATLGFASADYVIAELATIRLGAIAVPLQAGASAGQLSAIADEVEPVVLAADVDNLSVAVQVATQCRSIRRIVVLDYDAAIDVHTRIMTSAHADAEQVGVVIRPLTELVRDGEKLPEVPLPDAEDPDRLATLIYTSGSTGTPKGAMHTERIVCGAWTGAWHHTGASSESVDRPAFPVITLDYLPMSHLAGRGLVFSALAAGGTVHFAGASDLSTLFEDFALARPTMALLIPRVCEMIRHNVLAEIDREVERSTVGDEVAVRREVLERYRNGQFGGRILAAMVGTAPIATEVKDFITELLDIQVRDNYGSTEAGMVLHDGVIARPPVIEYKLDDVPELGYFSTDTPHPRGELLLKTSSIIPGYYKRPDVTADVFDSEGFYRTGDVVAEIEPDRLAYVDRRKNVLKLAQGEFVALARLEAVFGTSELVDQIFLYGNSQRAYLLAVVVPARPDTTTASIIESLQEIARTESLNSYEIPRDVTIEHQPFTQDNGLLSGAGKQLRPKLVERYGADLERRYAELESGQNERLRELRRSGADAPVLTTVGDAAQALLGCDGSDVRPDAHFSDLGGDSLSALTFSTLLRDIYGVDVPVGVITGPAMDLSALADYITSARDNDSDTATFASVHGRDATVAHASDLRLSAFLDETLLDTAHHVSGPRTRTETVLLTGANGYLGRFLCLEWLERMAEVGGTVVCLVRGRSDSDARSRLDAAFDSGDTELSAHYRALADSALEVVAGDLGTPRFGLDHDQFAALAGRIDRIVHPAALVNHSLPYEHLFGPNVVGTAEVIRLALTDHVKPVTYLSTVAVAAGVDNFRENGDIRTDSPARAVDDSYANGYGNSKWAGEVLLRNAFDEFGLPVSVFRSDMILAHSRWSGQLNVPDVFTRLILSVVATGLAPRTFYATGTGAPTDESGRPLAHYDGLPADFSAGAITTIAGADVSGYRTFDILNPHDDNISLDTFVDWIREAGRDIEIVDDYDEWFERFSAAVEALPEKQRSHSLLPLIQSYAHPQQPSSGAMLPADEFAAAVGEIPHLGRGLIEKYLSDLVALGLVGER, from the coding sequence ATGACGCACACACTGGCCGTCGACAGCCGACAGGATCGAGAGAGCAGGCAACGCAGTCGATTCCAGGAGCTGCACGAGTCCGACCAGGAGTTTCGAGCCGCCGAACCGGAGAGCTCGGTGGCGGACGCCGCCCAGGAGTTGTCGCCCAACCTCGCCCGCGTGGTTGCCGAGATCATGACGCGCTACTCGGATCGACCGGCCCTGGGTAGTCGGGCTCGCGAAATTGCCCGAGTCGACGACGCAAACACCCTTCGCCTGCTCCCGCGCTTCGATACCGTCACCTACGGGCAAGCCTGGAAGGATGCCGGTGCACTGGCCTCGGCTCTGACTCACGACTCGTTCGGAATCGCTCCCGGTGACTTCTTCGCAACCCTGGGTTTTGCGAGTGCCGACTATGTCATCGCGGAATTGGCCACGATCCGACTCGGCGCAATCGCCGTTCCGTTGCAGGCCGGTGCCTCCGCGGGCCAGCTCTCGGCCATCGCCGACGAAGTCGAACCCGTCGTCCTCGCAGCCGATGTCGACAATCTGTCCGTCGCGGTCCAGGTTGCCACGCAGTGCCGGTCCATTCGGCGAATCGTCGTCCTCGACTACGACGCTGCCATCGACGTGCACACACGGATCATGACGTCCGCGCACGCCGATGCCGAACAGGTCGGGGTCGTCATCCGGCCCCTCACCGAGCTGGTTCGCGACGGCGAGAAACTACCGGAGGTTCCGCTACCCGATGCCGAAGATCCCGACCGACTCGCGACACTGATCTACACCTCCGGCAGCACCGGAACTCCCAAAGGGGCGATGCACACCGAACGAATCGTCTGCGGAGCCTGGACCGGAGCCTGGCACCACACCGGAGCTTCCTCCGAATCCGTTGACCGGCCTGCTTTCCCCGTGATCACACTCGACTATCTTCCGATGAGTCATCTGGCCGGCCGTGGCCTCGTGTTCTCGGCGCTCGCTGCCGGCGGGACGGTGCACTTCGCCGGTGCCAGCGACCTGTCCACACTGTTCGAGGACTTCGCGCTCGCTCGGCCCACGATGGCACTGTTGATCCCCCGAGTGTGCGAGATGATTCGACACAACGTTCTCGCCGAGATCGACCGAGAGGTCGAGCGCTCCACTGTGGGAGACGAAGTGGCCGTACGGCGAGAGGTTCTGGAGCGCTACCGGAACGGGCAATTCGGCGGACGCATCCTGGCGGCGATGGTCGGCACTGCACCGATCGCGACCGAGGTCAAGGATTTCATCACCGAGCTGCTCGATATCCAGGTCCGCGACAACTACGGCTCCACCGAAGCCGGAATGGTGCTGCACGACGGCGTCATCGCGCGCCCCCCGGTGATCGAGTACAAACTCGACGACGTACCCGAGCTCGGCTACTTCTCCACCGACACACCGCATCCGCGCGGCGAACTCCTACTCAAGACGTCGTCCATCATTCCCGGGTACTACAAGCGCCCGGACGTCACCGCGGACGTGTTCGATTCCGAGGGCTTCTATCGCACCGGGGACGTCGTAGCCGAGATCGAGCCGGACCGACTTGCCTACGTAGACCGCCGCAAGAACGTTCTCAAGCTGGCCCAGGGTGAGTTCGTGGCCCTGGCCCGTCTCGAGGCAGTGTTCGGTACCAGCGAACTCGTCGACCAGATATTCCTCTACGGCAACAGCCAACGCGCATATCTCCTGGCCGTCGTCGTCCCGGCTCGGCCGGATACGACCACAGCCTCGATCATCGAGTCACTGCAAGAAATCGCTCGTACGGAATCGCTGAACTCGTACGAAATTCCGCGCGACGTGACGATCGAGCACCAGCCGTTCACGCAGGACAACGGGCTGCTCTCCGGTGCCGGGAAGCAACTACGGCCGAAACTCGTCGAACGCTACGGTGCCGATCTCGAGCGTCGCTACGCAGAACTCGAGTCGGGTCAGAACGAACGCCTACGCGAGCTTCGACGCAGCGGTGCCGACGCCCCGGTGCTGACCACCGTCGGCGATGCGGCACAGGCACTGCTGGGATGCGACGGATCCGACGTCCGACCCGACGCCCATTTCAGTGATCTCGGTGGAGACTCGTTGTCGGCGTTGACGTTCTCGACGCTCCTGCGGGACATCTACGGAGTGGACGTCCCGGTGGGAGTGATCACCGGGCCGGCCATGGATCTGTCTGCCTTGGCCGACTACATCACCTCGGCCCGGGACAACGATTCCGACACAGCAACATTCGCCTCGGTGCACGGACGCGACGCCACGGTTGCGCACGCCTCCGACCTGCGCCTGTCTGCCTTCCTGGACGAGACGCTCCTCGATACTGCTCATCATGTTTCGGGCCCTCGCACCCGAACCGAAACGGTGTTGCTGACCGGTGCCAACGGATACCTCGGCCGCTTCCTCTGCCTGGAATGGCTCGAGCGTATGGCCGAGGTCGGCGGAACTGTGGTGTGCTTGGTTCGCGGACGCTCCGATTCCGACGCGCGTTCCCGACTCGATGCAGCGTTCGACAGTGGAGACACAGAGCTGTCCGCTCACTACCGAGCTCTGGCAGACTCTGCCCTCGAGGTCGTGGCAGGAGATCTCGGCACGCCTCGATTCGGCTTGGACCACGACCAGTTCGCGGCTCTGGCCGGGCGGATCGATCGCATCGTTCACCCCGCTGCGCTGGTCAACCACTCTCTTCCGTACGAGCACCTGTTCGGTCCCAACGTCGTCGGTACGGCCGAGGTGATCCGGCTCGCGCTGACCGACCACGTCAAGCCGGTGACCTACCTGTCGACGGTCGCCGTCGCTGCGGGCGTCGACAATTTCCGGGAGAACGGCGACATCCGCACCGACAGTCCTGCGCGGGCTGTCGACGATTCGTACGCCAACGGCTATGGCAACTCCAAGTGGGCCGGCGAAGTGTTGTTGCGCAACGCATTCGACGAATTCGGTCTGCCGGTGTCGGTCTTTCGCTCCGATATGATCCTCGCGCACAGCAGGTGGTCGGGCCAGCTCAACGTACCGGATGTATTCACGCGTCTGATCCTCTCGGTCGTGGCAACCGGACTGGCTCCTCGGACGTTCTACGCCACGGGAACCGGTGCGCCGACGGACGAAAGTGGGCGTCCCCTAGCCCATTACGACGGGCTTCCCGCCGATTTCAGCGCCGGTGCCATCACGACGATTGCGGGTGCCGACGTCTCGGGTTACCGAACCTTCGACATTCTCAACCCACACGACGACAACATCTCGCTGGACACGTTCGTCGATTGGATCCGTGAGGCGGGTCGCGACATCGAGATCGTCGACGACTACGACGAATGGTTCGAGCGTTTCAGCGCTGCAGTCGAGGCTCTTCCGGAGAAGCAGCGCTCCCACTCGCTGCTGCCTTTGATTCAGTCGTACGCACACCCGCAGCAGCCGTCGTCGGGTGCGATGTTGCCGGCGGACGAGTTCGCTGCGGCGGTCGGGGAGATTCCACACCTCGGGCGTGGACTGATCGAGAAGTATCTGTCCGATCTCGTGGCCCTCGGACTCGTCGGCGAGCGCTGA
- a CDS encoding acyl-CoA dehydrogenase, protein MSDVLSRRDLDFLLYEWLDVAGLTTRPRFAEHSRETFDAVLDLSADIARKHFAPHNKKADTHEPTMNPDGSVTLIPEVKEALDVYASAGLIAGQFDESIGGMQLPATVSRAAMAFFQAANAGTSSYPFLTMANANLIATYGTPDQVRDYVRPMLDGRWFGTMCLSEPQAGSSLADITTKAVPQDDGSFRITGTKMWISGGDHELTENIVHLVLAKTPGGPPGVKGISLFIVPKFLPNGNGGAGERNDIVLTGLNHKMGNRGTTNTLLAFGDGTHSPAGQPGAVGFLVAEENRGLSYMFHMMNEARIGVGFLAIALGYVGYLKSVEYAKTRTQGRPLGAKDPAAPPVALIEHADVRRMLLAQKSYVEGALALGLYCSRLVDLQDSASDDAEAARSTLLLDVLTPIAKSWPSQWCLEANSLAIQVHGGYGYTRDYDVEQHYRDNRLNPIHEGTHGIQGLDLLGRKVVMQGGAGLALLGEQVSETVARADAAGGDAATFGAELQIQFARIVEVTAAVWGTGDAALALANSTAYLEAMGHIVIAWMWLEQLLAVGAKSGDFYDGKRSAAQYFYVYELPKVTVQLDLLARLDRTTLDMSPAWF, encoded by the coding sequence ATGTCGGACGTCCTCTCGCGGCGCGACCTGGATTTTCTGCTGTACGAGTGGTTGGACGTGGCCGGCCTGACCACTCGTCCCCGCTTCGCCGAACACTCGCGCGAGACCTTCGACGCGGTACTCGACCTCAGCGCAGATATCGCCCGCAAACATTTCGCGCCGCACAACAAGAAGGCCGACACTCACGAACCGACCATGAATCCGGACGGCTCGGTGACGCTGATCCCCGAGGTCAAGGAAGCACTCGACGTATATGCCTCGGCAGGTCTGATCGCCGGGCAGTTCGACGAGTCGATCGGCGGGATGCAGCTGCCTGCGACGGTCTCTCGGGCCGCGATGGCATTCTTCCAGGCTGCCAACGCCGGGACCTCGTCCTACCCGTTCCTCACCATGGCCAACGCCAATTTGATTGCGACGTACGGCACGCCGGATCAGGTACGTGATTACGTGCGGCCCATGCTCGACGGTCGGTGGTTCGGAACGATGTGCCTGTCGGAGCCACAGGCCGGGTCGTCGCTGGCGGACATCACGACCAAAGCGGTACCGCAGGACGACGGCAGCTTTCGTATCACCGGTACCAAGATGTGGATCTCCGGCGGCGATCACGAACTGACCGAGAACATCGTCCACCTGGTGCTCGCGAAGACACCGGGAGGTCCTCCCGGTGTCAAGGGGATCTCGCTGTTCATCGTGCCCAAATTCCTCCCGAACGGCAACGGCGGTGCCGGCGAGCGCAACGACATCGTGTTGACCGGCCTCAATCACAAGATGGGCAACCGCGGCACCACCAATACCCTGCTGGCGTTCGGCGACGGAACCCATTCTCCCGCAGGGCAACCCGGTGCAGTCGGTTTCCTGGTCGCCGAGGAGAACCGCGGACTGTCGTACATGTTCCACATGATGAACGAGGCCCGTATCGGGGTCGGGTTCCTGGCCATCGCGCTCGGGTACGTCGGCTACCTGAAGTCGGTCGAGTACGCGAAGACGCGCACCCAGGGGCGGCCGCTCGGCGCAAAGGATCCAGCAGCACCTCCGGTCGCACTGATCGAACATGCCGATGTTCGCCGAATGTTATTGGCCCAGAAGTCCTATGTCGAAGGTGCGCTCGCGCTCGGACTCTACTGCTCACGTCTGGTCGACCTTCAGGACTCGGCGTCCGACGACGCCGAAGCGGCGCGCTCGACCCTGTTGCTCGACGTCCTGACTCCCATCGCCAAGAGCTGGCCGTCACAGTGGTGCCTCGAGGCCAACAGCTTGGCCATCCAGGTGCACGGCGGCTACGGATACACACGCGACTACGACGTCGAACAGCACTACCGTGACAACCGGCTCAATCCGATTCACGAAGGCACGCACGGTATTCAGGGGTTGGACCTGCTGGGGCGCAAGGTCGTGATGCAGGGCGGCGCGGGATTGGCGCTACTCGGCGAGCAGGTCTCGGAGACAGTCGCGCGGGCTGACGCTGCCGGCGGTGACGCTGCCACCTTCGGCGCGGAACTGCAGATCCAATTCGCGAGAATCGTCGAGGTCACCGCGGCAGTATGGGGGACCGGTGACGCAGCTCTGGCTTTGGCGAACTCCACTGCCTACCTCGAAGCCATGGGGCACATCGTCATCGCCTGGATGTGGCTCGAACAGCTACTGGCCGTCGGCGCGAAGTCCGGAGACTTCTACGACGGAAAGCGTTCTGCAGCGCAGTACTTCTACGTCTACGAGTTGCCGAAGGTGACGGTTCAGCTCGATCTGCTGGCGCGACTGGACCGCACCACCCTCGATATGTCACCCGCCTGGTTCTGA
- a CDS encoding SDR family NAD(P)-dependent oxidoreductase, whose translation MSILDKFRLDGRVVIVTGASSGLGVAFAKAAAEAGADVVLAARRVDKLAQTAKLIDSVGGRSISVATDVVDPDQCTAMVEAAVAEFGKVDVLINNAGVGTAFPATRETPEQFRSVIDINLNGSYWAAQACGRVMAPGSSIVNISSVLGLTTAGLPQAAYSASKAAIVGLTRDLAQQWGARKGIRVNAIAPGFFQSEMTDSYQPGYLDSMAPRMILGRKGDPEELAATAIWLASDAGGYVTGQTIAVDGGVTIT comes from the coding sequence ATGTCGATCTTGGACAAATTCCGCCTCGACGGTCGAGTCGTCATCGTCACCGGCGCATCCTCCGGCCTGGGTGTTGCCTTCGCGAAAGCAGCGGCCGAGGCCGGGGCGGACGTCGTGCTCGCCGCACGCCGCGTGGACAAGTTGGCGCAGACCGCGAAGCTGATCGACAGTGTCGGAGGACGTTCGATCTCCGTCGCAACCGATGTGGTCGATCCCGACCAGTGCACCGCGATGGTCGAGGCCGCAGTGGCAGAGTTCGGCAAGGTGGACGTGCTGATCAACAACGCTGGAGTCGGCACAGCCTTCCCGGCGACTCGCGAGACTCCCGAGCAGTTTCGCTCGGTGATCGACATCAACCTGAACGGGTCCTACTGGGCAGCCCAGGCGTGCGGACGGGTAATGGCACCAGGCAGTTCGATCGTGAACATCTCCAGCGTGCTCGGGCTGACCACTGCGGGCCTACCGCAGGCCGCCTACAGCGCAAGCAAGGCCGCCATCGTCGGGCTGACCCGCGACCTCGCGCAGCAGTGGGGCGCGCGAAAGGGGATCAGGGTCAACGCGATTGCGCCGGGCTTCTTCCAGAGCGAGATGACCGACTCCTACCAGCCCGGGTACCTCGATTCGATGGCTCCTCGAATGATCCTGGGCCGCAAGGGTGACCCCGAGGAACTGGCCGCTACCGCGATCTGGCTCGCCTCCGACGCCGGGGGATACGTGACGGGTCAGACCATCGCGGTCGACGGTGGAGTCACGATCACCTGA
- a CDS encoding cupin domain-containing protein, with protein sequence MSTELSGERGSGHRSALRRLTGIDLGTFSDRFWGVAPKLTRSADLSDSFDDLMTLDAVDELISERGVRTPFVRMAKDGRLLDKSQFTSSGGFGAEVKDQVDSAAVLAAFAAGNTLVLQGLHRLWPPLIHFVGDLVRELGHPVQVNSYVTPAASQGFSPHYDVHDVFVVQIAGTKRWSIHSPVHVHPLNNQPWSDRRSAVEDHASNTPELDIVLEPGDVLYLPRGWIHSAQALGDTTVHLTIGVASYNDYDLAHHVLKALGDVESLRAPLPAGLDHSDPNSIVPHVHRVVDAMRAALDEIDRDPDAVRRLAERVADRHDDLVRPEPVRPLTSVAAMGALRGEDSIRLRPGIFARIAHTKDGVSMVLRNKTVTLPSQCADAIESLMKGAPCRLDSMPGLDLDDALVVARRLIREGIAVTTAP encoded by the coding sequence TTGAGCACTGAGCTGAGCGGCGAGCGCGGATCGGGTCACCGGTCCGCGCTCCGTCGTCTCACCGGTATCGACCTCGGGACGTTCTCGGATCGGTTCTGGGGCGTTGCTCCCAAGCTGACCAGATCCGCTGATCTCTCGGACTCGTTCGACGATTTGATGACGCTCGATGCGGTCGACGAGCTGATCTCCGAACGCGGAGTACGCACTCCGTTCGTGCGAATGGCCAAAGACGGCCGCCTGCTGGACAAGTCGCAGTTCACGTCGTCCGGCGGTTTCGGTGCCGAGGTGAAGGACCAGGTCGACTCCGCAGCGGTGCTGGCGGCCTTCGCGGCCGGAAATACGCTGGTACTTCAGGGCCTGCATCGACTGTGGCCCCCGCTGATTCATTTCGTCGGTGACCTCGTTCGCGAGCTGGGCCATCCGGTGCAGGTCAATTCGTATGTCACACCGGCTGCGTCGCAAGGCTTTTCGCCGCACTACGACGTACACGATGTGTTCGTCGTGCAGATCGCAGGCACCAAGCGGTGGAGCATTCACTCGCCGGTGCACGTGCATCCACTCAACAATCAACCGTGGTCGGACCGACGGTCGGCCGTCGAAGACCACGCATCGAACACTCCCGAACTGGACATCGTCCTCGAGCCCGGCGACGTGCTCTACCTACCGCGCGGGTGGATCCACTCGGCGCAAGCGCTCGGCGACACCACCGTGCACCTGACCATCGGCGTCGCGTCGTACAACGACTACGACCTCGCCCACCACGTGCTGAAAGCGCTCGGCGACGTCGAGAGTCTGCGTGCTCCCCTCCCCGCCGGCCTCGACCACTCCGACCCGAATTCCATCGTTCCGCACGTACACCGAGTTGTCGACGCGATGCGCGCCGCGCTCGACGAGATCGACCGAGACCCCGACGCAGTACGCCGACTCGCCGAACGCGTCGCAGATCGTCACGACGACCTCGTGCGACCGGAACCGGTGCGCCCGCTGACGAGCGTCGCCGCGATGGGTGCGTTACGGGGCGAGGATTCGATTCGATTGCGGCCCGGCATCTTCGCGCGGATCGCGCACACGAAGGACGGCGTCTCGATGGTGCTTCGGAACAAAACGGTCACGCTGCCGTCTCAATGCGCCGACGCGATCGAGAGCCTGATGAAGGGCGCTCCGTGCCGCCTCGATTCGATGCCGGGCCTCGACCTCGACGATGCGCTGGTGGTTGCGCGCAGACTCATCCGCGAGGGAATTGCAGTGACGACAGCGCCGTAG